Below is a genomic region from Echinicola rosea.
TGTCGATGACATTCTGAAGCTGGTTTACACTGGGTTCATCCGTGCTGGTGCGGTAGCGGAAGCGCAAGTTTTTGCCCGTTTCTCGGGAGCGAAAACTGATGCTGGCATTGGGAAGCAGGTTGTTGAAGCTACGGGAATAATTTGCCATAACCGGAAAGACAGCCTCATTGTTCAGTTTGGCATGCTGATAGTCCAGGTTCATGTTGACACTCCATCCGTTGTCACTAAAGCGGTACCCAAGGCCCACTTTCTGGGTAGTGAACTTGTTGTCAAACTCATTGCTGAGCGCAGTGTCCAGCACCATGATATTTTGCTCTCGTGCCAATACATAGGTTTTTTGGTCCGCACTGCTTTTATTATTGCCAATGGAATAATCCAATGACACAATTGATTTTTCGCTCAGGGGCTCGGTATAGGTGATGTTTGCCCGGTAATTAAACCCGTCGGAAAGTGCCGTGGTCTCCTGTAATGTCGTATCGATAGCGCTGTTTACAAAATCTGTATTGGCCGTCAACAGCTCTGTGAGCTGGTCCCTGTCATTTATGCTGGTGAAGATATTGGTGGACAAGGTTCGCCCTTGTTTGTCAAATTTGAAGCGGTAAGTGAAGTTGTTGGAGAAATTGAATCCATTGACATCCCGGTCATTCAACGTTCTGGCGGCACTAAGGGAATCCAAGTTATTGTCCAAGTTGAGCCCGTCCTGGTTGCTTATGCTCAAATTGTCTTGAAAGCTAAAGCTGGGCGCAAGGACAATACTGTTTTTGTCATCTATATCGTATTCCATTCGGGCCCTAAACCGATGATTTTGGTTTTTGGTGTTTTGGAGCAGCTGCTCTTGGTAATATTGGTCAGTATCTTCCGAAACGACAGTTTGGGTATTGGTAAGTTGGTTGAGGTTTGTATTGGCGTTATTGAAAAAATAGCTCCCTGTAAAATTGATCTTTTTCCCCCAGCGGTCACTGTAGTTCAGCCCAATGGAGTTGGTTTTGGCGATGCCGTTATTATTGCCTGTCATGAAGTTTGAATCTTCGCCGCCTCCAGGCCCCCTTCTGCGTCCACGGCCCACTCCTCCGGACACCCCTAAGAGGTCTTCCGAGGAGAAGTTTTGTTGATTGATATTATTGGACAGCCCGATGATCGAGATCCGTTTGTCTCCTTTAAAAAGGTTGATATTGCCGCCACCTGTATATCGGTCGTCGGTACCATAGCCTCCATATACCCTACCAAAATATCCATTGCGCATATCCCCTTTGGTGATGATATTGATGGTTTTGGCATAATTGCCATCGTCTAATCCCGTCAGCCTTGCCTGGTCGGACTTTTGATCGAGGATTTCTACTTGATCGATCATGTTTGCCGGGAGGTTTTTTAGGGCAATATTGGGATCACTGCCAAAAAACTCCCTGCCATCCACCAGCACTTTCTGCACCTCTTCCCCTTGTGCTTGGATGGTGCCATTTTCGATGACGACACCAGGGATTTTCTTTACCAAATCTTCCGCATAGCCATTTTCTTTGGTCTTGAATGCTCCAGCATTGAATACGGCGGTATCTCCTTTCATCTCGCCCACAGGGATCTGCCCCTTTACCAGGACCTCATTGAGTTCATTTTGGTCCTCCATCAGGCGAAGTGTCCCCAGCGAGATGGGGCCGCGCTGGTCAAGGGTTTGGGTAAGTTTGGTATAGCCGATGTACGTAATCTCCAAGACCAATGGAAATACCCTTGGCCTGTTGAGTGAAAAAGCACCCTTTTGGTCCGTCACCGCTGACGACAGTAGGGAGTCTGCT
It encodes:
- a CDS encoding outer membrane beta-barrel protein, whose translation is MKDTVTKIIFSLLLATWIYPSFAQRPTERPAGQGPAGRRSLTITGTVIDAGTEEPLIGANILLKSQADSLLSSAVTDQKGAFSLNRPRVFPLVLEITYIGYTKLTQTLDQRGPISLGTLRLMEDQNELNEVLVKGQIPVGEMKGDTAVFNAGAFKTKENGYAEDLVKKIPGVVIENGTIQAQGEEVQKVLVDGREFFGSDPNIALKNLPANMIDQVEILDQKSDQARLTGLDDGNYAKTINIITKGDMRNGYFGRVYGGYGTDDRYTGGGNINLFKGDKRISIIGLSNNINQQNFSSEDLLGVSGGVGRGRRRGPGGGEDSNFMTGNNNGIAKTNSIGLNYSDRWGKKINFTGSYFFNNANTNLNQLTNTQTVVSEDTDQYYQEQLLQNTKNQNHRFRARMEYDIDDKNSIVLAPSFSFQDNLSISNQDGLNLDNNLDSLSAARTLNDRDVNGFNFSNNFTYRFKFDKQGRTLSTNIFTSINDRDQLTELLTANTDFVNSAIDTTLQETTALSDGFNYRANITYTEPLSEKSIVSLDYSIGNNKSSADQKTYVLAREQNIMVLDTALSNEFDNKFTTQKVGLGYRFSDNGWSVNMNLDYQHAKLNNEAVFPVMANYSRSFNNLLPNASISFRSRETGKNLRFRYRTSTDEPSVNQLQNVIDNSNPLQLSIGNPSLGQSYNHNLFANFGKFDMENSKTLFVFATGSLTNNYIGTHTYVTSQDTLINGEVLLRKGGQITQPVNLHGRWNARVFLNYGSPWEKLKSNFNTNTSVSFSRTPGMINNQLNHNDNIGLTQRLSLTSNISKNVDFTLSASGTYNIVNSSLQTANENNYYTQNSSFQFYYSPNDGKLFVNSNLTNTWYTGLSEGFDQSFWLWNVEAGYRFLKENKGELKLSIFDLLGQNNSISRTVSDVTVSDVHTNVLTRYGLITFTYIIGKFKKPEEGDRPRGFRPPRGGARSW